The Pantoea phytobeneficialis genome has a segment encoding these proteins:
- a CDS encoding malate/lactate/ureidoglycolate dehydrogenase → MSALHRIPSSPLHQFVQAIWLHAGSSADEARLVADHLVAANLAGHDSHGVGMIPSYMVSLSQGFLQLNQHTTIEKDVGAVITLSGHNGFGQVAAWEAMQLGIERASKFGIAAVGLHDSHHIGRIGHWAEQCAAAGFVSFHFVNVAGDPMVAPFNGSDRRFGTNPFCAVFPRSNGKPLLLDFATSGIAFGKTRVAWNKEQQVAAGYLIDHQGKATTEPGVMHQEPYGSLLPFGLHKGYALATMCEILGGALSGGRTTHEETLVTCHDAIFNCMTTIIVNPEAFDAPAMQQEAEAFLNWVKRSPQSGDAPIQVPGEWEESNRLERERDGIPLDSNSWEKICQAALQAGMPEDELAAFRALAQ, encoded by the coding sequence GTGAGTGCCCTTCATCGTATTCCGTCTTCCCCTCTTCATCAGTTTGTGCAGGCTATCTGGTTGCATGCTGGCAGCAGCGCCGACGAAGCACGACTGGTGGCCGATCATCTGGTCGCTGCAAATCTGGCCGGCCACGATTCGCATGGCGTAGGCATGATTCCCAGTTATATGGTTTCGCTCTCGCAGGGCTTTTTACAACTTAACCAGCACACCACTATCGAAAAGGATGTTGGCGCAGTCATTACCTTGAGCGGCCATAACGGCTTTGGTCAGGTTGCCGCATGGGAAGCGATGCAATTGGGGATTGAACGCGCCAGTAAATTTGGTATCGCTGCTGTGGGCCTGCATGATTCACACCATATCGGACGTATTGGTCACTGGGCGGAACAGTGTGCGGCTGCCGGGTTTGTCTCTTTTCACTTCGTCAACGTCGCGGGCGACCCGATGGTGGCGCCATTCAACGGCAGCGACCGCCGTTTCGGTACCAATCCGTTCTGCGCCGTGTTCCCACGAAGCAATGGCAAACCATTGCTGTTGGATTTCGCCACCAGTGGCATTGCCTTCGGTAAAACCCGTGTCGCCTGGAACAAAGAGCAGCAGGTAGCCGCAGGCTATCTCATCGATCATCAGGGCAAAGCCACCACCGAACCGGGCGTGATGCATCAGGAGCCGTATGGTTCACTGCTGCCATTTGGCCTGCATAAAGGCTATGCGCTGGCGACCATGTGTGAAATCCTCGGCGGTGCGCTCTCTGGTGGCCGCACCACCCATGAAGAGACGCTGGTGACCTGTCATGACGCCATCTTCAACTGCATGACCACCATCATCGTCAACCCGGAAGCCTTCGATGCCCCGGCGATGCAGCAGGAAGCGGAGGCTTTCCTCAATTGGGTGAAACGCTCACCACAAAGTGGCGATGCCCCGATTCAGGTGCCGGGCGAATGGGAAGAGAGTAATCGTCTGGAACGTGAGCGCGACGGCATTCCGCTCGACAGCAACAGTTGGGAAAAAATTTGCCAGGCGGCATTGCAGGCAGGTATGCCTGAAGATGAGCTGGCGGCGTTCCGCGCCCTGGCGCAGTAG
- the pagP gene encoding lipid IV(A) palmitoyltransferase PagP, translating into MNRYVSTAFAGCFLIVAGVSSAQADTTTQAIKSGWNTFTDNVAQTWSQPQNYDFYLPAITWHNRWTYDQEHIDRYNERPWGAGGGISRWDDKGNWHGLYLMAFKDSFNKWEPIGGYGWEATWRPLRDDNFHFGAGFTAGVTARDNWNYIPIPVLLPMASVGYGPVTFQMTYIPGTYNNGNVYFAWLRFQF; encoded by the coding sequence GTGAATCGGTACGTTTCTACAGCCTTTGCCGGCTGTTTTTTGATCGTTGCGGGCGTTTCTTCTGCTCAGGCTGACACCACCACGCAGGCTATCAAGTCTGGCTGGAATACTTTCACTGACAATGTGGCCCAGACATGGTCGCAGCCACAAAACTATGACTTCTACTTGCCTGCCATTACCTGGCATAACCGCTGGACCTATGATCAGGAACATATCGACAGGTACAATGAGCGGCCCTGGGGCGCTGGCGGTGGTATTTCTCGTTGGGATGACAAAGGGAACTGGCATGGCCTCTACCTGATGGCGTTTAAGGACTCATTTAACAAATGGGAACCGATCGGCGGATACGGTTGGGAAGCTACATGGCGTCCTCTGAGGGATGATAATTTTCACTTTGGCGCAGGCTTCACGGCCGGTGTAACGGCCAGGGATAACTGGAACTATATCCCGATTCCGGTTTTGTTGCCGATGGCTTCAGTGGGATATGGGCCTGTTACCTTTCAAATGACTTATATTCCAGGTACTTACAACAATGGAAATGTCTATTTTGCCTGGTTGAGATTTCAGTTCTGA
- the cspE gene encoding transcription antiterminator/RNA stability regulator CspE, producing the protein MSKIKGNVKWFNESKGFGFITPEDGSKDVFVHFSAIQSNGFKTLAEGQRVEFEITDGAKGPSAANVISL; encoded by the coding sequence ATGTCCAAGATCAAAGGTAACGTTAAGTGGTTTAATGAATCTAAAGGATTCGGTTTCATTACTCCTGAAGATGGCAGCAAAGATGTATTCGTACACTTCTCTGCTATCCAGAGCAACGGCTTCAAAACTCTGGCTGAAGGTCAGCGCGTTGAGTTTGAAATCACCGACGGCGCTAAAGGCCCATCTGCTGCTAACGTTATCAGCCTGTAA
- a CDS encoding GNAT family N-acetyltransferase has translation MNIRQAQAKDSFALSALLTELGYAGTEEFIDSRLAQLSSHPDEVLLVAEHGTQVLGFLSLHFIPQLALAGDFARISYFCIAEGERSKGSGQQLLNYAEQLARERGCDRMEVHCHASRLKANQFYAREGYVESPRYHIKDLG, from the coding sequence ATGAACATACGTCAGGCACAGGCGAAAGACAGTTTTGCTCTGAGTGCCCTGCTCACTGAACTGGGTTACGCAGGTACGGAAGAGTTTATTGATTCACGTTTAGCACAGCTTTCCAGCCATCCGGATGAAGTCTTGCTGGTGGCGGAGCATGGTACGCAGGTCCTCGGATTTCTCTCGCTTCATTTCATTCCGCAACTGGCGCTGGCCGGCGATTTCGCCCGTATCAGCTACTTTTGTATCGCGGAAGGTGAGCGCAGTAAGGGGAGTGGTCAGCAATTGCTTAACTATGCCGAACAACTGGCGCGTGAGCGCGGCTGCGACCGGATGGAGGTGCACTGCCACGCATCACGCCTGAAAGCTAACCAGTTTTACGCGCGTGAAGGTTATGTCGAATCCCCACGCTATCACATCAAAGATCTGGGTTAA
- a CDS encoding PLP-dependent aminotransferase family protein: MTQTVDIDWFSAQITDASVKGITLTASTLIRDGQIAVGMQMPAVRELAELLGVSPATVSAAWSQLKKQKVLAGKGRSGVWVCGNTVMPRPIRFEKIGNYGDNIQADLAMASPDPALLPNLHAAMLAGIQSPQLNSYHREAISPQLLAAIKPRWPYPAESWLATDGGFDAMNVIVQTLLSPGDRVVLEDPTATRLLDMLDNIGAEILPLPCDEQGPIPSALAAHLHKSPAMFIYQPRTHSTTGHTVTQQRSAELARVLANSKTLIVEDDGIGDLSRWPVWSLGFHFPERVVHVHSFSKAYGPDLRLAVLSAPAELVKRIQAWRNFGVSWTSRILQDAVAWMLTDTTTQQQVAQAKTIYRERRQQLLNALLARGLALTDRDGLSLYIPVASEQYAMITLAARGIAAVPGERYSINAEQFIRVSTAMFPLQQLDSIADALVIASGREINLNPDL; encoded by the coding sequence ATGACGCAAACGGTAGATATCGACTGGTTCAGCGCGCAAATTACCGATGCGTCGGTAAAGGGCATCACGCTCACCGCTTCCACCTTAATTCGCGATGGTCAGATTGCCGTAGGTATGCAAATGCCCGCGGTGCGCGAGCTGGCGGAACTGCTGGGAGTGAGCCCGGCGACAGTCTCAGCAGCCTGGTCACAGTTAAAAAAACAAAAAGTGCTGGCGGGTAAAGGGCGTAGCGGCGTCTGGGTGTGCGGTAATACGGTGATGCCGCGACCGATTCGTTTTGAGAAAATCGGCAACTACGGCGATAACATTCAGGCAGATTTGGCGATGGCCTCCCCCGATCCGGCGCTGCTGCCGAATCTGCATGCAGCGATGCTGGCAGGCATTCAATCACCCCAGTTGAATAGTTACCATCGTGAAGCCATTTCACCGCAGTTGCTGGCAGCGATTAAGCCGCGCTGGCCCTACCCGGCGGAGTCATGGTTGGCGACGGATGGCGGTTTTGATGCCATGAATGTCATCGTGCAGACGCTGCTGTCGCCTGGCGACAGGGTGGTGCTCGAAGATCCCACCGCAACCCGTTTGCTGGATATGCTGGACAACATTGGCGCAGAAATTCTGCCGCTGCCGTGCGATGAACAGGGACCCATCCCTTCTGCCTTAGCCGCACACCTGCATAAATCCCCGGCGATGTTTATCTACCAACCCCGCACCCATTCGACCACCGGGCATACCGTGACGCAGCAACGCAGCGCTGAACTCGCGCGCGTGTTAGCCAATAGCAAAACGCTAATCGTTGAGGATGACGGAATTGGTGATCTGTCACGCTGGCCGGTGTGGAGCCTGGGTTTCCACTTTCCTGAACGCGTGGTGCATGTGCATTCGTTTTCCAAAGCCTATGGCCCGGATTTGCGACTGGCCGTACTCTCCGCCCCCGCAGAACTGGTGAAGCGTATTCAGGCCTGGCGTAACTTCGGCGTCAGTTGGACCAGCCGAATTTTGCAGGATGCGGTGGCGTGGATGCTGACAGACACCACCACCCAGCAGCAAGTGGCGCAGGCGAAAACAATCTATCGTGAACGTCGTCAGCAGTTGTTGAACGCCCTGCTGGCACGCGGGCTGGCGCTGACCGATCGCGATGGCCTGAGCCTGTATATTCCGGTAGCGTCAGAACAATATGCCATGATTACGCTGGCGGCCCGAGGAATCGCCGCCGTGCCAGGTGAACGTTACAGTATCAATGCCGAACAATTTATCCGCGTCAGCACTGCCATGTTCCCTTTGCAACAACTTGACAGTATTGCTGACGCGCTGGTGATTGCATCCGGACGGGAAATTAACCTTAACCCAGATCTTTGA
- a CDS encoding ABC transporter substrate-binding protein, whose translation MVTIRLAVRDWDYFTPLALGDIKPEGFQLEIDRVGTLVDNLGTSEKYDAGEVSFSRYAQARAKGDTSLLGLPHFLMRGFRQRCIITTADSPITTPAQLKGKKIGVTGWQDSGNTWTRTVLREAGVGIDDAYWFAGRLTADHPIVDRLAGFGRPGRIEVAPGERPLIELLKAGELDAVFTPFMPEGFFLPGSGLRQLQPDFASAERDYFNRVGYVPGIHILAMKPALAAEHPWLPQALSEIIDRSYQLWMKKREKYADTTPWLLDDLRRTAQELPADWNQNGFTANKKMIADFASELFEQGLTKTLLTPEAIFPAAAQGE comes from the coding sequence ATGGTAACCATCAGACTGGCGGTTCGTGACTGGGATTACTTCACACCGCTGGCACTCGGCGACATCAAGCCGGAAGGATTTCAGCTGGAAATTGACCGCGTCGGCACGCTGGTTGATAACCTTGGCACCAGCGAAAAATATGACGCGGGTGAAGTCTCGTTCAGCCGTTATGCCCAGGCGCGTGCCAAAGGTGATACCTCGCTGCTTGGTCTGCCCCATTTTCTGATGCGTGGCTTCCGCCAGCGCTGCATCATCACCACGGCGGATAGCCCGATCACGACGCCGGCCCAGCTGAAAGGGAAGAAGATTGGTGTCACCGGCTGGCAGGACTCCGGCAATACCTGGACACGCACCGTACTGCGCGAAGCCGGGGTCGGCATTGATGACGCATACTGGTTTGCGGGCCGTCTGACGGCGGATCATCCGATTGTTGATCGTCTGGCAGGTTTTGGGCGTCCGGGACGCATTGAAGTGGCTCCGGGTGAACGTCCTCTGATTGAACTGCTGAAAGCCGGTGAGCTGGATGCCGTCTTCACCCCCTTTATGCCGGAAGGTTTCTTCCTGCCGGGATCGGGCCTGCGCCAGTTGCAGCCGGATTTCGCCAGCGCCGAGCGTGATTACTTCAACCGTGTGGGCTATGTCCCGGGCATCCATATTCTGGCAATGAAACCGGCGCTGGCAGCGGAACATCCGTGGCTGCCGCAGGCATTGAGTGAGATTATCGATCGTTCGTACCAGCTGTGGATGAAGAAACGCGAGAAATATGCCGACACCACGCCGTGGTTACTGGATGATTTGCGACGTACCGCGCAGGAATTACCGGCCGACTGGAATCAAAACGGATTTACCGCTAACAAAAAGATGATTGCGGATTTCGCCAGTGAGCTGTTCGAACAGGGCTTAACCAAAACATTGCTGACGCCGGAAGCGATTTTCCCGGCGGCGGCTCAGGGGGAGTGA
- a CDS encoding deaminated glutathione amidase, whose amino-acid sequence MKVAMGQFAVSREWQENTDICIGLMNKALAGGADLLVLPEGVLARDIADPDLVLKAAQPLDGPFVTQLLAASKGNNLTTMMSVHVPTEGQKALNVLIAIRNGEIIAEYQKLHLYDAFAMQESQRVNPGHVIPPLVEVAGMKVGLMTCYDVRFPELARRLVLDGADVLVLPAAWVKGPLKEMHWELLTTARALENTCYMVAVGECGPRNIGNSLVIDPLGVAIAKAPESAALVFADLDPQRIAYARSVLPVLENRRFARPELNTH is encoded by the coding sequence ATGAAAGTTGCGATGGGACAATTTGCGGTCAGCCGCGAATGGCAGGAAAACACCGATATTTGCATTGGTTTGATGAACAAAGCGTTGGCGGGTGGCGCGGATTTGCTGGTGCTGCCGGAAGGTGTGCTGGCGCGTGATATCGCCGACCCGGATCTGGTACTGAAAGCGGCGCAACCGCTGGATGGTCCGTTTGTCACACAACTGCTGGCCGCCAGTAAAGGCAATAATCTGACGACCATGATGAGCGTGCATGTCCCGACTGAAGGACAGAAAGCGCTGAACGTGCTGATTGCTATCCGCAATGGCGAAATCATTGCCGAATACCAAAAACTCCACCTTTACGATGCTTTTGCCATGCAGGAGTCACAACGCGTCAATCCTGGTCATGTCATACCGCCGCTGGTTGAGGTTGCCGGTATGAAAGTGGGCCTGATGACCTGTTATGACGTGCGCTTCCCGGAGCTGGCACGCCGCCTGGTGCTGGATGGTGCTGATGTACTGGTGCTGCCCGCAGCCTGGGTGAAAGGGCCACTGAAGGAGATGCATTGGGAGCTGCTGACCACCGCCCGCGCGCTGGAGAATACCTGCTACATGGTAGCGGTAGGCGAATGTGGCCCGCGCAATATCGGTAACAGCCTGGTGATTGACCCACTCGGCGTGGCGATTGCGAAAGCGCCTGAATCAGCGGCATTGGTGTTCGCCGACCTCGATCCACAACGTATCGCTTACGCACGCAGCGTTTTGCCGGTTCTTGAGAACCGCCGTTTTGCCCGACCTGAATTGAATACACACTGA
- a CDS encoding ABC transporter substrate-binding protein has protein sequence MKKITTAIALALGLTASFAQAADAIPSQKVDQALHDRLPAEIKSAGKMIAVNNGSFPPYEIVNGPHSMDGASADLANALGQLLGVKIEHATVSGLSGVLTGINSGRYQLAIGPIGDYPDRQEKVDFIDFVQEFVVFGVQKGNPAKINGLEDTCGKRIAVMAAGSAEQVIRKQSDACVAAGKPAVVVQSFTDQPSSILAVRSKRSDAFFSSQAPLTYFVEQANGQLELSGKGQKNGFGDIFQGTVVPKGSELGNVVLDAYKELFSNGTYAAIMKKWKLDGNMLQAPGRNLAKGAAK, from the coding sequence ATGAAAAAAATCACAACCGCAATCGCGCTGGCTTTAGGGCTGACGGCATCGTTCGCCCAGGCTGCTGACGCTATTCCAAGCCAAAAAGTGGATCAGGCGCTGCATGACCGTCTGCCTGCTGAGATTAAAAGCGCGGGCAAAATGATCGCCGTGAATAACGGATCTTTTCCTCCGTATGAGATCGTCAATGGCCCGCACTCAATGGACGGTGCATCTGCCGATCTTGCCAACGCGCTGGGTCAATTGCTCGGGGTGAAAATCGAACATGCGACCGTCAGCGGCCTGTCTGGCGTGCTGACCGGGATTAACTCTGGTCGTTACCAACTGGCGATTGGTCCGATTGGCGATTACCCGGACCGCCAGGAAAAAGTCGACTTTATCGATTTTGTGCAGGAGTTTGTGGTGTTCGGCGTGCAGAAAGGTAACCCGGCGAAGATCAATGGTCTGGAGGATACCTGCGGCAAGCGTATCGCGGTGATGGCGGCGGGGTCTGCTGAACAGGTGATCCGCAAGCAATCCGATGCCTGTGTGGCGGCGGGTAAACCGGCGGTTGTGGTGCAATCCTTTACCGATCAGCCTTCTTCGATTCTTGCCGTGCGTTCAAAACGTTCTGATGCCTTCTTCTCATCACAGGCACCGCTGACGTACTTCGTTGAGCAGGCGAATGGTCAGTTGGAGTTGTCCGGCAAAGGCCAGAAAAACGGCTTTGGCGATATCTTCCAGGGCACCGTTGTGCCGAAAGGTTCTGAGTTAGGTAACGTGGTGCTGGATGCTTATAAGGAGCTGTTCAGCAACGGGACTTATGCAGCCATCATGAAGAAGTGGAAGCTGGACGGAAACATGTTGCAGGCACCGGGGCGTAACCTGGCGAAAGGGGCGGCAAAATGA
- a CDS encoding amino acid ABC transporter permease, which yields MSLNTNDSRARDKADVQQRDVAFARSAPTYGRWVSWIVVLVIASNFLWLVATNPNFEWSVVLKWFTEASVLKGLQVTLGLTVVSMILGTLLGLLLAVWRLSENKLLSGISSLYIWFFRGTPLLVQLIFWYNLSTLFPTLSITVPWTGITFASWNTNDLITPLTAAIAGLALNEAAYMAEIIRAGLLSVDNGQVETTQAFGMSRTRALRRIIIPQAMRSIIPPTGNQLISMIKATSLVSVIAMGDLLYSVQAVYNRTFEIIPMLMVAVIWYLIITSILNVGQSAIERYYARGTKRTVVAPKRRTQGEDIGRGALVQKEDV from the coding sequence ATGAGTTTGAACACCAACGATTCGCGAGCCAGGGATAAGGCCGACGTGCAGCAGCGCGACGTGGCTTTTGCCCGCAGCGCGCCCACATATGGACGCTGGGTCTCATGGATTGTGGTGCTGGTGATCGCCTCCAACTTTCTCTGGCTGGTGGCGACCAACCCAAACTTTGAGTGGTCCGTGGTGTTGAAATGGTTCACGGAAGCCTCGGTATTGAAGGGGTTGCAGGTCACGCTTGGACTGACGGTGGTGTCGATGATCCTCGGCACGTTGTTGGGTCTGCTGTTGGCGGTGTGGCGTCTGTCGGAGAACAAACTGTTAAGCGGCATCTCATCGCTCTACATCTGGTTTTTCCGCGGTACGCCGTTGCTGGTGCAATTGATCTTTTGGTACAACCTGTCAACGTTGTTCCCGACGCTGTCGATTACCGTTCCCTGGACCGGTATTACCTTTGCCAGTTGGAACACCAATGATCTGATCACCCCGTTAACCGCAGCGATTGCCGGGCTGGCATTGAACGAAGCGGCCTATATGGCGGAGATCATTCGTGCTGGTTTGCTGTCGGTGGATAACGGCCAGGTGGAAACCACCCAGGCCTTTGGTATGAGCCGGACGCGGGCACTGCGTCGCATCATTATTCCGCAGGCGATGCGTTCCATCATTCCACCGACCGGCAACCAGCTAATCAGCATGATCAAAGCCACCTCGCTGGTGAGCGTGATTGCGATGGGCGATCTGCTTTATTCGGTGCAGGCGGTGTACAACCGTACCTTTGAAATCATTCCGATGCTGATGGTGGCGGTGATTTGGTATCTGATCATCACCTCGATTCTGAATGTCGGTCAGTCGGCGATCGAACGTTACTATGCTCGCGGAACCAAACGCACGGTGGTCGCGCCCAAACGCCGCACACAGGGCGAGGATATCGGTCGTGGTGCCCTGGTGCAGAAGGAGGATGTATGA
- a CDS encoding amino acid ABC transporter ATP-binding protein, with protein sequence MSHVQPLVRARNVQKSYGDNEVLKGIDLDVFPGEVVVILGPSGSGKSTFLRCINHLEDMNAGSIMVGEEQIGYELKKGILHRLSPRKIAHQRQKIGMVFQQFNLYPHMTVLQNIIEAPIGVHKFPRQQALQHARELLATVGLSDKADAWPRHLSGGQQQRVAIARALAIKPALMLFDEPTSALDPELVGEVLATMRTLADQGLTMIVVTHEIGFAREAADRVVFMDGGVVVEQGSPEQVIGNPQHPRTQAFLSRFI encoded by the coding sequence ATGAGTCACGTTCAGCCGCTGGTGCGCGCCCGCAATGTGCAGAAAAGTTATGGTGACAATGAGGTGCTGAAGGGCATCGACCTCGATGTGTTTCCGGGGGAAGTGGTGGTGATCCTCGGGCCGTCGGGTTCGGGTAAATCGACCTTTCTGCGCTGCATTAATCATCTGGAAGATATGAACGCCGGTTCAATCATGGTCGGTGAGGAACAAATTGGCTATGAGCTGAAGAAAGGTATTTTGCATCGCCTGTCGCCACGCAAGATTGCCCACCAGCGCCAGAAGATTGGCATGGTGTTTCAGCAGTTCAATCTTTACCCGCATATGACGGTGTTGCAGAACATCATTGAAGCGCCGATTGGCGTGCACAAGTTTCCGCGTCAGCAAGCGTTACAGCATGCCCGCGAGTTGCTGGCTACCGTGGGGTTAAGTGATAAAGCCGATGCCTGGCCGCGCCATCTGTCGGGTGGTCAGCAACAGCGTGTGGCGATTGCCCGTGCGTTGGCAATCAAACCCGCGCTGATGCTGTTTGATGAACCCACTTCGGCACTTGATCCTGAGCTGGTGGGTGAAGTACTGGCAACCATGCGCACGCTGGCGGATCAGGGGCTGACGATGATTGTCGTCACCCATGAAATTGGCTTTGCTCGTGAAGCCGCTGACCGGGTAGTATTTATGGACGGTGGCGTTGTGGTGGAGCAGGGCAGCCCGGAGCAAGTGATAGGTAATCCGCAGCACCCGCGTACCCAGGCGTTTTTGAGCCGTTTTATCTGA
- the tatE gene encoding twin-arginine translocase subunit TatE: MEGISIAKLLIIGALIVLLFGTNKLRSLGGDLGSAIKGFKKAMKDDESTATKSTAEEAPAERVTHKE; the protein is encoded by the coding sequence ATGGAAGGTATCAGTATTGCCAAACTGCTGATCATCGGTGCTCTCATCGTACTGCTCTTTGGCACCAACAAGTTACGTTCACTGGGTGGCGATCTGGGTTCCGCAATCAAAGGCTTCAAAAAAGCCATGAAAGATGATGAATCCACCGCAACCAAAAGCACTGCTGAAGAAGCACCAGCAGAACGTGTCACCCATAAAGAGTAA
- the lipA gene encoding lipoyl synthase: MSKPIQMERGVKYRDADKMALIPVKTVVTEREEILRKPEWMKIKLPADSSRIQGIKAAMRKNGLHSVCEEASCPNLAECFNHGTATFMILGAICTRRCPFCDVAHGRPNAPDANEPVKLAQTIADMALRYVVITSVDRDDLRDGGAQHFADCISAIREKSPSIKIETLVPDFRGRMDRALEILTATPPDVFNHNLENVPRVYRQVRPGANYEWSLKLLERFKEAHPNVPTKSGLMVGLGETNAEIIEVMRDLRRHGVTMLTLGQYLQPSRHHLPVQRYVSPAEFDEMKEEAMAMGFTHAACGPFVRSSYHADMQAKGLEVK, translated from the coding sequence ATGAGTAAACCAATTCAGATGGAACGTGGCGTCAAGTATCGCGATGCCGACAAAATGGCGCTGATTCCGGTGAAAACCGTGGTCACCGAACGCGAGGAGATTCTGCGTAAGCCGGAGTGGATGAAGATCAAACTTCCTGCGGATTCCAGCCGTATTCAGGGCATCAAGGCTGCGATGCGCAAGAATGGCCTGCATTCGGTCTGTGAAGAGGCGTCCTGCCCTAACCTGGCAGAATGTTTTAACCACGGTACCGCTACCTTTATGATCCTTGGGGCTATCTGTACCCGTCGCTGCCCGTTCTGCGACGTGGCACATGGTCGCCCGAATGCCCCTGATGCCAACGAGCCGGTAAAACTGGCACAAACCATCGCCGATATGGCGCTGCGTTATGTGGTTATCACCTCAGTGGACCGCGATGACCTGCGCGATGGCGGTGCCCAGCACTTCGCCGACTGCATCAGTGCCATTCGCGAAAAAAGCCCGTCAATTAAGATTGAAACTCTGGTACCCGATTTCCGTGGTCGCATGGATCGTGCGCTGGAAATCCTTACCGCCACCCCACCGGATGTGTTCAACCACAATCTGGAAAACGTGCCACGCGTCTACCGTCAGGTGCGTCCGGGTGCGAACTACGAGTGGTCACTCAAGCTGCTGGAACGGTTTAAAGAAGCGCATCCGAACGTGCCGACCAAATCCGGTCTGATGGTCGGTCTGGGCGAAACCAATGCAGAAATCATTGAAGTGATGCGCGATCTGCGTCGTCATGGCGTCACCATGCTGACGCTGGGTCAGTATCTGCAACCAAGTCGTCACCACCTGCCAGTACAGCGTTATGTCAGCCCGGCAGAGTTTGATGAGATGAAAGAAGAAGCGATGGCAATGGGCTTCACCCACGCGGCCTGTGGCCCGTTTGTGCGCTCCTCTTACCATGCAGACATGCAGGCTAAAGGATTGGAAGTGAAGTAA
- the lipB gene encoding lipoyl(octanoyl) transferase LipB — MSANTLLVRQLGQRDWQPISDAMHRFTDQRDSDTPDEVWLVEHNPVFTQGQAGKAEHLLMPGDIPVVQSDRGGQVTYHGPGQQVMYVLIDVKRRKLGVRQLVTALEETVVATLGDYGVTAHARPDAPGVYVGEEKICSLGLRIRKGCSFHGLALNVAMDLAPFLRINPCGYAGMRMAQLGQFQPGVTTADVQPRLVQHFARLTGFAQSEWLNADVPG; from the coding sequence TTGTCAGCCAATACGCTTCTTGTTCGTCAACTGGGTCAGCGCGACTGGCAACCCATTTCTGACGCCATGCACCGCTTTACCGATCAACGCGACAGTGACACCCCGGATGAAGTCTGGCTGGTGGAGCACAACCCGGTGTTTACTCAGGGTCAGGCAGGCAAAGCCGAACATTTGCTGATGCCCGGCGATATTCCTGTGGTTCAGAGCGACCGTGGTGGTCAGGTGACGTATCACGGGCCAGGTCAGCAGGTGATGTATGTGCTGATTGATGTTAAACGTCGCAAACTGGGCGTTCGCCAGTTGGTGACGGCGCTGGAGGAGACGGTGGTGGCCACTCTCGGCGATTACGGCGTCACCGCGCACGCCCGCCCCGATGCGCCCGGCGTGTACGTTGGAGAAGAGAAGATTTGTTCGCTCGGTTTGCGCATCCGTAAGGGGTGCTCTTTCCACGGTCTGGCCCTGAATGTGGCGATGGATTTGGCCCCCTTCCTGCGTATCAACCCTTGTGGTTATGCCGGGATGCGCATGGCGCAATTGGGACAGTTTCAGCCCGGCGTGACCACCGCTGATGTGCAACCGCGCCTGGTGCAACACTTTGCCCGTTTGACGGGTTTTGCACAAAGTGAGTGGTTAAATGCCGATGTGCCGGGTTGA
- the ybeD gene encoding DUF493 family protein YbeD: MKTKLNELLEFPTPFTYKVMGLAQPELVDQVVEVVQRHAPGDYKPDVKPSSKGNYHSVSITIIATHIEQVETLYEELGNIDIVRMVL, from the coding sequence ATGAAAACCAAACTGAATGAACTGCTCGAATTCCCTACCCCCTTTACCTATAAAGTGATGGGTCTGGCGCAACCGGAGCTGGTTGATCAAGTGGTTGAAGTGGTGCAGCGTCATGCGCCTGGCGACTACAAGCCGGATGTGAAGCCAAGCAGCAAAGGCAATTATCACTCCGTTTCCATCACCATCATCGCCACCCACATTGAACAGGTTGAAACCCTGTACGAAGAACTGGGCAATATCGATATCGTACGTATGGTGTTGTAA